Proteins from a genomic interval of Stenotrophomonas sp. 24(2023):
- the fabG gene encoding 3-oxoacyl-ACP reductase FabG has product MSKPLQGEIALVTGASRGIGAAIADLLAAQGATVIGTATTDAGAAAIGERLAAHGGHGRALNVTDSAALDAVLDAIAKEFGPISILVNNAGITRDNLLMRMKEDDWASIIDTNLTSVYRTSKAVMRGMMKARKGRIINIASVVGVTGNAGQANYAAAKAGIIGFSKSLAKEIGSRGVTVNVVAPGFIDTDMTKALPEEARAALIGDIALERLGSPEDIAHAVAFLASPAAGYITGETLHVNGGMYMP; this is encoded by the coding sequence ATGAGCAAGCCCCTGCAGGGTGAAATCGCACTGGTTACCGGCGCCAGCCGTGGCATCGGTGCCGCCATCGCCGACCTGCTGGCCGCCCAGGGCGCCACCGTCATCGGCACGGCCACCACCGACGCCGGTGCCGCCGCCATCGGCGAACGCCTGGCCGCCCACGGTGGCCACGGCCGTGCGCTGAACGTCACCGACAGCGCCGCGCTGGACGCCGTACTCGATGCCATCGCCAAGGAATTCGGTCCGATCTCGATCCTGGTCAACAATGCCGGCATCACCCGCGACAACCTGCTGATGCGCATGAAGGAAGACGACTGGGCGTCGATCATCGACACCAACCTGACCAGCGTGTACCGCACCAGCAAGGCCGTCATGCGCGGCATGATGAAGGCGCGCAAGGGCCGCATCATCAACATCGCCTCGGTGGTGGGCGTGACCGGCAACGCCGGCCAGGCCAACTACGCGGCCGCCAAGGCCGGCATCATCGGTTTCAGCAAGTCGCTGGCCAAGGAAATCGGCTCGCGCGGCGTCACCGTCAATGTCGTGGCCCCGGGCTTCATCGACACCGACATGACCAAGGCGCTGCCGGAAGAAGCGCGTGCCGCGCTGATCGGTGATATCGCCCTGGAGCGCCTGGGTTCGCCGGAGGACATCGCCCATGCGGTGGCCTTCCTGGCCAGTCCGGCGGCCGGCTACATCACCGGCGAAACCCTCCATGTGAACGGCGGCATGTACATGCCGTAA
- the acpP gene encoding acyl carrier protein, translating into MSTIEERVKKIVVEQLGVKEEEVTNSASFVDDLGADSLDTVELVMALEEEFECEIPDEEAEKISTVQAAIDYIKAHVKA; encoded by the coding sequence ATGAGCACCATCGAAGAACGCGTCAAGAAAATCGTCGTCGAACAGCTTGGCGTCAAGGAAGAAGAAGTCACCAACAGCGCATCGTTCGTCGATGACCTGGGCGCTGACTCGCTGGACACCGTCGAACTGGTGATGGCGCTGGAAGAAGAGTTCGAGTGCGAAATCCCGGACGAAGAAGCCGAGAAGATCAGCACCGTGCAGGCTGCCATCGACTACATCAAGGCCCACGTCAAGGCCTGA